In a genomic window of Quercus lobata isolate SW786 chromosome 4, ValleyOak3.0 Primary Assembly, whole genome shotgun sequence:
- the LOC115985467 gene encoding flocculation protein FLO11-like — MVISVNPRLLLPSKSILAHARKHNRSAIFEWDEEKEGWYWHGGDYPPGWEKKVKVTNIPAASKKAPAKLKFASKSKPATPLPPTGAPLASRTRGSKRKTTLHPVLAERRSKHKEDLSVTHPILLNEPEFEEEPEPLSVYRPTAKEISASMVVPMEGFFDGADVAFATPAPSTTAHKIPAKASTPSTEPIPREEGTHTEEVGETTPLSFETPAPLERAISPAVVQIKTTSSILPLVISTNDPFATLSQATKDGSSLVVTPSSIPSSATRGLDTDLSSAGFDDILKDPNDVPILKKRISNFDEEESAPPEPDFMETFEGPGVAAGVGMPAPVIPIVPIPATPSAFVSAVPTAPVSAVLTMLVSAIPAAPIPASLSPLPTTPSQFEVGTSSATIPDPTNEVAAFFTRFDQPEVNDLGPVDFWASGPLYVDFYGF; from the exons ATGGTAATTTCGGTTAACCCTCGCTTGCTCCTACCTTCCAAGTCTATCTTGGCACATGCTAGAAAACATAATCGGTCAGCCATCTTTGAATgggatgaagagaaagaaggatgGTATTGGCATGGTGGCGATTATCCTCCCGGTTGGGAGAAAAAGGTTAAAGTGACAAACATTCCTGCAGCAAGTAAGAAAGCTCCTGCTAAGCTTAAATTTGCCAGTAAATCCAAGCCTGCTACTCCATTGCCACCTACAGGTGCTCCCCTTGCCAGCAGAACCCGAGGTAGCAAAAGGAAGACAACTCTTCATCCTGTGCTTGCTGAGCGGAGG tctaaGCATAAGGAGGACTTGTCAGTCACCCATCCTATTCTACTTAATGAGCCAGAGTTTGAG gaggagCCCGAACCTCTCTCCGTATATCGCCCTACTGCCAAGGAGATCTCTGCCTCCATGGTTGTACCCATGGAGGGCTTTTTTGATGGTGCCGATGTGGCATTTGCAACACCTGCTCCTTCTACTACTGCGCATAAGATTCCTGCCAAAGCTTCTACCCCTTCCACCGAGCCGATACCCAGAGAAGAAGGTACTCATACTGAAGAGGTTGGTGAGACTACACCTCTTTCTTTTGAGACACCTGCTCCTCTAGAAAGAGCCATTTCTCCTGCTGTCGTTCAGATCAAGACCACTTCCTCTATTCTGCCACTTGTTATTTCCACCAATGACCCTTTTGCGACTCTCTCCCAGGCTACAAAGGACGGTTCTTCTCTGGTTGTTACTCCATCCTCCATTCCCAGTTCTGCTACACGTGGTCTTGACACAGACTTATCCTCTGCGGGGTTTGATGACATTCTTAAGGATCCTAATGATGTGCCTATCCTGAAGAAGAGGATTTCTAATTTTGATGAAGAGGAGAGTGCTCCACCCGAGCCTGATTTTATGG AGACTTTTGAGGGGCCAGGAGTCGCAGCAGGCGTAGGGATGCCTGCTCCTGTCATACCTATAGTGCCCATTCCTGCCACACCTTCTGCATTTGTTTCTGCCGTACCCACTGCACCTGTTTCTGCTGTACTCACAATGCTTGTTTCTGCCATACCTGCAGCCCCCATTCCTGCTAGCCTCA gTCCACTTCCCACTACCCCTTCCCAATTTGAGGTGGGCACTAGTTCTGCCACCATCCCAGACCCTACGAATGAAGTTGCAGCCTTCTTCACCCGCTTTGATCAGCCTGAGGTTAATGACCTGGGCCCTGTAGACTTTTGGGCTTCTGGTCCTCTTTACGTGGATTTTTATGGCTTCTGA